A DNA window from Dehalococcoidia bacterium contains the following coding sequences:
- a CDS encoding response regulator transcription factor — protein MSEEEPIRVLLVDDHEVVRMGLRALLERRPHLQVVGEAGSVAEAVEQAARTRPHVVVMDVRLPDGTGIEACREIRQMDPSVKVIMLTAFADDEAIVGAVMAGASGYVLKQTRSQGLIEAIERAARGESLLDPAVAGKVLEQLRRLARGEQDELASLSAQERRILELVAEGKTNREIAQELFLSEKTVKNYVSNILAKLNLHRRSQAAAFLARRRPFDLGRE, from the coding sequence ATGAGCGAGGAGGAGCCCATCCGCGTCCTGCTGGTGGACGACCACGAGGTGGTGCGCATGGGGCTGCGGGCCCTCCTGGAGCGCCGTCCCCATCTGCAGGTAGTGGGCGAGGCGGGGAGCGTGGCCGAGGCGGTGGAGCAGGCGGCCCGCACACGTCCCCACGTGGTCGTCATGGACGTGCGCCTGCCCGACGGCACCGGCATCGAGGCCTGCCGCGAGATCCGGCAGATGGACCCCAGCGTCAAGGTCATCATGCTCACCGCCTTCGCTGACGACGAGGCCATCGTCGGCGCCGTGATGGCCGGCGCCTCGGGCTACGTCCTGAAGCAGACCCGGAGCCAGGGCCTCATAGAGGCCATCGAGCGGGCGGCCAGGGGCGAGTCGCTGCTGGACCCGGCCGTGGCGGGCAAGGTTCTGGAGCAACTGCGGAGGCTGGCCCGGGGCGAGCAGGACGAGCTGGCCTCCCTCTCGGCTCAGGAGCGGCGCATCCTGGAGCTTGTGGCCGAGGGGAAGACGAACCGCGAGATCGCCCAGGAGCTGTTTCTGTCCGAGAAGACGGTCAAGAACTACGTGTCCAACATCCTGGCCAAGCTGAACCTGCACCGTCGCTCCCAGGCCGCCGCCTTCCTGGCCCGCCGCCGCCCCTTCGACCTCGGCCGCGAGTGA
- a CDS encoding glycosyl hydrolase-related protein, with protein sequence MPPQGQSRERTLVVVSHTHWDREWYDPFEVMRARLVKMIDRLIQFLDETPSFPCFVLDGHTLCLEDYLEVRPERREDIVRLVQSGRLVIGPNYVLPDEFLIGTESWVRNLMLGLRAARAFGPPMLVGYSPDAFGHIAHLPAILRGFGLDSVVIWRGVGEEADTNEFRWAAPDGSEVLAIYLRQSYSFGRDLPSEPHALETRLRAALDQLAPHAPTPYMLLPCGDDHRPPQEDLPRIVELANELLPDVRVVQADYATYARWVRESLGEDLQSLPRLEGEFRSGRRSNVLAGVLSARMWIKQRYQECEDLLARWAAPFSAWAHVLESFNGGLLRRPADHALLDYAWRLLLQNAPHDSICGCSVDQVHEEMRPRFDRAQQLGEGVLKEALGVLAGCAAPPRSDAYVVVFNSESGPRDDFCALWLPLTGGQPPEALEGPRGERVPVQVLALERERGRALVGFVAPDVPGYGLRAFRVLGGSPWTPTLPRDATVIENEFFRVEADRGSGALTVLDKRTRRTYRGLNRFVDGGDAGDEYNYAPPRVDRLVDRPSSRARVTVLERGPARWTMEVRMVYAIPASLDGEGQGRSRETVECPIRTRVYLYAGVPRIDIETEVENRARDHRLRVHFPSGLRAEHVWAEQHLGAVRRSIDLPPHLPTDCEVPVGTQPQKSFCAVEEDGAGLMVANRGLPEYEALREGDGSVTLALTLLRCVGWLSRPDLSPWRRGPAGPPLPTPAAQMSGRWTFHYSIIPYAGAWEEAMVHAHRFARPMRAVCPRQGNGLLAVHTALVEVEPSQLVVSTVKLAEDGGGVVVRVYNAACRPISGRLRLFAGTGKVEEVDLNESPIAPLPTEEGWVQVEMRPNQVRTYLFHFPVR encoded by the coding sequence ATGCCCCCGCAAGGTCAGTCCCGGGAGCGCACCCTGGTGGTCGTGTCCCATACCCACTGGGACCGGGAGTGGTACGACCCCTTCGAGGTGATGCGTGCCCGGCTGGTGAAGATGATAGACCGCCTCATCCAGTTCCTGGACGAGACCCCCTCCTTTCCCTGCTTCGTGCTGGACGGCCATACTCTCTGTCTCGAGGACTACCTGGAGGTGCGCCCCGAGCGCAGGGAGGACATCGTCCGCCTGGTGCAGTCGGGGCGGCTAGTCATCGGCCCCAACTACGTGCTCCCCGACGAGTTCCTCATCGGCACCGAGTCGTGGGTGCGCAACCTGATGCTGGGGCTGCGCGCCGCTCGAGCCTTCGGGCCGCCCATGCTGGTGGGTTACTCGCCCGATGCGTTCGGCCACATCGCCCACCTGCCGGCCATCCTGCGCGGCTTCGGGCTGGACTCGGTCGTCATCTGGCGCGGGGTCGGGGAGGAGGCCGATACCAACGAGTTCCGCTGGGCGGCGCCCGACGGGTCGGAGGTGCTGGCCATCTACCTGCGGCAGAGCTACTCCTTCGGGCGTGACCTCCCGTCCGAGCCCCATGCCCTGGAGACGCGGCTCCGGGCCGCTCTCGACCAGCTGGCACCCCATGCCCCTACTCCCTATATGCTGCTTCCCTGCGGCGACGACCACCGTCCCCCCCAGGAGGACCTGCCCCGTATCGTGGAGCTGGCCAACGAGCTACTGCCCGACGTGAGGGTCGTCCAGGCGGACTATGCCACTTATGCCCGTTGGGTGAGGGAGTCCCTGGGCGAAGACCTGCAGTCGTTGCCGCGGCTGGAAGGAGAGTTCCGTTCCGGCCGGCGCTCCAACGTGCTGGCAGGTGTCCTTTCGGCCCGTATGTGGATCAAGCAGCGCTATCAGGAGTGCGAGGACCTGCTCGCCCGCTGGGCCGCTCCCTTCTCGGCCTGGGCCCACGTGCTGGAGTCCTTCAATGGCGGGCTGCTCCGCCGGCCAGCTGACCATGCCCTCCTGGACTACGCCTGGCGGCTCCTGTTGCAGAACGCCCCGCACGACTCCATTTGCGGGTGCTCTGTAGACCAAGTGCACGAGGAGATGCGTCCTCGCTTCGACCGAGCCCAGCAACTGGGCGAAGGGGTGCTGAAAGAGGCGCTGGGAGTGCTGGCCGGCTGCGCTGCCCCTCCCCGAAGCGATGCCTATGTCGTGGTGTTCAATTCGGAAAGCGGGCCCCGTGACGACTTCTGCGCCCTATGGCTGCCCCTGACGGGGGGCCAGCCGCCGGAGGCGCTGGAAGGACCCCGGGGTGAGCGCGTCCCTGTGCAGGTCCTCGCACTGGAGAGGGAACGAGGCAGGGCGCTGGTGGGCTTCGTGGCCCCCGATGTCCCCGGGTACGGCCTCAGGGCCTTCCGCGTGCTGGGCGGCAGCCCCTGGACGCCGACGTTGCCACGTGACGCCACCGTCATCGAGAACGAGTTCTTCCGGGTAGAGGCGGACAGGGGTAGCGGTGCGCTGACGGTGCTGGACAAGCGGACCCGTCGCACCTATCGGGGCCTGAACCGCTTCGTGGATGGAGGCGATGCCGGCGACGAATACAACTATGCGCCTCCCAGGGTCGACCGGCTGGTGGACAGGCCCTCCTCCCGTGCTCGCGTCACGGTGCTGGAGCGAGGGCCGGCTCGCTGGACCATGGAGGTGCGGATGGTCTATGCCATCCCCGCCTCCCTGGACGGAGAGGGCCAGGGGCGCTCCCGCGAGACGGTGGAGTGCCCGATCCGCACCCGCGTTTACCTCTATGCCGGGGTGCCCCGTATCGACATCGAGACGGAAGTGGAAAATCGCGCCCGCGACCACCGTCTGCGCGTCCATTTCCCCAGCGGCCTGCGTGCCGAGCATGTCTGGGCCGAGCAGCACCTGGGGGCCGTGCGCCGCAGCATCGACCTGCCCCCTCACCTGCCGACAGACTGCGAGGTGCCGGTGGGCACCCAGCCCCAGAAGTCGTTCTGTGCCGTGGAGGAAGACGGGGCCGGGCTGATGGTGGCCAACCGTGGCCTGCCCGAATATGAGGCCCTGCGGGAGGGCGACGGCAGCGTTACCCTGGCCCTGACGCTGCTGCGGTGTGTCGGTTGGCTATCGAGGCCGGACCTGTCGCCGTGGCGTCGCGGGCCGGCGGGCCCGCCCCTGCCTACCCCCGCTGCCCAGATGTCGGGGCGCTGGACCTTCCATTACTCCATCATCCCCTACGCAGGGGCGTGGGAGGAAGCGATGGTCCACGCTCACCGCTTCGCCCGTCCCATGCGTGCTGTCTGTCCCCGCCAGGGCAATGGCCTGCTGGCGGTCCATACTGCCTTAGTGGAGGTGGAACCGAGCCAGCTGGTGGTCTCTACGGTCAAGCTGGCCGAGGACGGCGGCGGAGTCGTGGTCCGGGTCTACAACGCTGCCTGTCGTCCCATCTCGGGTCGCCTGCGCCTCTTCGCTGGCACTGGAAAGGTGGAGGAGGTGGACCTCAACGAGTCGCCCATCGCCCCCCTTCCTACCGAGGAGGGCTGGGTGCAGGTGGAGATGCGGCCCAACCAGGTGCGCACGTATCTCTTCCATTTTCCTGTCCGCTGA
- a CDS encoding RDD family protein: MRVVAFVLDAIVLFSFLMLFTALALLQLFLRTDTGARDSDAAVWTATYMVLGWLAFAPLYYVALWAWRGQTLGQMAVRVKVVRADGGNVGLGRALVRFVVFALSALFLFLGFVPALMDEQRRGLPDLVAGTVVVDLA, translated from the coding sequence GTGCGGGTTGTGGCCTTCGTGCTGGACGCTATAGTTCTCTTCTCTTTCCTGATGCTCTTCACCGCTCTGGCCTTGCTGCAGCTCTTCCTCCGCACCGATACGGGCGCCCGTGACTCGGATGCGGCGGTCTGGACGGCTACCTACATGGTGCTGGGCTGGCTGGCCTTCGCCCCCCTGTACTATGTGGCGCTGTGGGCCTGGCGGGGCCAGACGCTGGGCCAGATGGCGGTGCGGGTGAAGGTGGTCCGTGCCGATGGGGGCAACGTCGGGCTGGGTCGGGCGCTGGTGCGCTTCGTGGTGTTCGCTCTGTCGGCCCTGTTCCTGTTCCTGGGCTTCGTTCCCGCCCTGATGGATGAACAGCGACGGGGGCTGCCAGACCTGGTAGCCGGCACCGTCGTCGTCGACCTGGCATGA
- a CDS encoding universal stress protein gives MFEKVLVALDGSHRSEAILRPLLPIAKAFGSSLVLLHVVEEVVHTEDSDIKAAARRHMEDVAGLARAYLEEVAAGLRSQGLAVSTEVDFGRPHHTIVSRAREGGYSLLAMATRGRGMVAGPVLGSTVARVLPESPVPVLTVRPVRRQRLWSAPSRIAKVVVPLDGSALAETALGPAQELASRLRVPLSLVQVLPVSVTVPLGTGTAVLWDSGSPYQRQLDVLVTGYLAGIGSRLMERGLQVEWDVLGGPVVDAIIDWARRDGPSLIVMATRGRSGLARLLGTITEGVVRRSRLPVLVIPPERA, from the coding sequence ATGTTCGAGAAGGTGCTGGTGGCCCTGGACGGCTCCCACCGATCTGAGGCCATCCTCAGGCCCCTCCTGCCCATAGCCAAGGCCTTCGGTAGCTCCCTCGTGCTGCTACACGTGGTAGAGGAGGTAGTCCACACCGAGGATAGCGACATCAAGGCCGCCGCCCGCCGCCACATGGAGGATGTGGCCGGCCTGGCCCGCGCCTACCTGGAGGAGGTCGCAGCCGGCCTCAGGAGCCAAGGCCTCGCCGTCTCCACCGAGGTGGACTTCGGCCGCCCCCACCACACCATCGTGTCCCGGGCCAGGGAAGGCGGCTACTCCCTCCTGGCCATGGCCACCCGCGGCCGGGGCATGGTCGCCGGCCCCGTGCTGGGGAGCACGGTGGCCCGAGTCCTCCCCGAGAGCCCGGTGCCGGTGCTGACGGTGCGCCCGGTGCGCAGGCAGCGGCTCTGGAGCGCACCATCTCGCATCGCCAAGGTGGTGGTGCCCCTGGATGGGTCGGCTCTGGCCGAGACTGCCCTGGGGCCTGCCCAGGAGCTGGCCTCGCGGCTCCGGGTGCCCTTGAGCCTCGTACAGGTGCTCCCCGTTTCGGTGACGGTTCCGCTGGGCACGGGCACAGCCGTGCTCTGGGACTCTGGCAGTCCCTATCAGCGGCAGCTGGATGTGCTGGTGACGGGCTACTTGGCCGGAATCGGCAGCAGGCTCATGGAGAGGGGGCTGCAGGTAGAATGGGATGTCCTGGGAGGGCCGGTGGTGGACGCCATCATTGACTGGGCCCGACGCGACGGGCCGTCCCTCATCGTCATGGCCACCCGCGGCCGCTCCGGGCTGGCCCGTTTGCTGGGGACCATCACCGAGGGCGTCGTCCGTCGCTCCCGTCTTCCCGTGCTGGTGATCCCGCCCGAGCGGGCCTAA
- a CDS encoding GAF domain-containing sensor histidine kinase: MRVLDRDVLKTLRWVAVVAPLAFLVGLALLLELALRPRLPDGVAFGLAGAVAALGVAAFSWGIFALLERFQARLERSAREWRALFELGQEVTAAPDVGSLLESVTERAQRLTGADVAVLFLLEPDGDTLQPTAHRGCPAGVLAPVSLRGDGLQALVLEGSGPALVADVRSDDRTAGRPLAVIESLGLTSALAVPFSAKGKLLGTLMVGHRQPGRFGPQEAELLQALADWAAVAVETHRLYEATKSLALLEERERIARDLHDGVIQSLYATGLALEALSERLEQEEPGRVRPQLESAIDALERVMQDIRDYIYGLRPRALRGEDLAEGLRELARGAGEVAGLQTQVELEEPLPRLDGERALAVYHVAQEAVSNVVRHAGATRLRLRLARRGQAAVLEVEDDGVGFDPEAHRDHGGQGLRNMADRARSVQGQLTVDSAPGRGTRVCLEVPLEEVKL, encoded by the coding sequence GTGAGGGTGCTGGACAGGGACGTTCTCAAGACCCTGCGCTGGGTGGCGGTGGTAGCGCCCCTGGCCTTCCTGGTGGGGCTGGCGCTCTTGCTGGAGCTGGCCCTGCGGCCGCGCCTGCCCGACGGGGTAGCCTTCGGCCTGGCCGGTGCCGTCGCCGCCCTCGGCGTGGCCGCCTTCTCCTGGGGCATCTTCGCCCTGCTGGAGCGGTTCCAGGCCAGGCTGGAGCGGAGCGCCCGCGAGTGGCGGGCCCTGTTCGAGCTGGGGCAGGAGGTAACGGCCGCCCCTGACGTCGGCTCGCTGCTGGAGTCGGTTACCGAGCGCGCCCAGCGCCTGACCGGCGCCGATGTAGCTGTGCTGTTTCTGTTAGAGCCCGATGGCGATACGCTGCAGCCGACGGCCCACCGTGGCTGCCCGGCCGGCGTCCTGGCCCCCGTCTCCCTGCGGGGCGACGGCCTGCAGGCGCTCGTCCTGGAAGGAAGTGGGCCGGCCTTGGTGGCCGACGTGCGCTCCGATGACCGCACGGCAGGACGTCCTCTGGCGGTCATAGAGAGCTTGGGCCTGACCTCGGCCCTGGCGGTGCCTTTCTCGGCCAAAGGGAAGCTTCTGGGCACCCTCATGGTGGGCCATCGGCAGCCCGGACGCTTCGGCCCGCAGGAGGCGGAGCTGCTCCAGGCACTGGCCGACTGGGCGGCGGTGGCTGTGGAGACCCACCGCCTCTACGAGGCCACCAAGAGCCTGGCCTTACTGGAGGAGCGGGAGCGCATCGCCCGCGACCTGCACGACGGCGTTATCCAGTCCCTCTACGCCACCGGCCTGGCCCTGGAGGCCCTCAGCGAGCGACTGGAGCAGGAAGAGCCGGGCCGGGTGCGTCCTCAACTGGAGTCGGCCATAGACGCCCTGGAGCGGGTGATGCAGGACATCCGCGACTACATCTACGGCCTCCGGCCGCGGGCGCTGCGCGGCGAGGACCTGGCCGAGGGCCTGCGGGAGCTGGCCCGCGGCGCCGGCGAAGTGGCGGGGCTGCAGACTCAGGTAGAGCTCGAGGAGCCCCTGCCCCGCCTGGACGGGGAGCGGGCCCTGGCGGTCTACCACGTGGCCCAGGAGGCCGTCAGCAACGTGGTGAGGCACGCCGGGGCGACCCGCCTCCGCCTGCGCCTCGCCCGCCGCGGCCAGGCGGCGGTGCTGGAGGTGGAGGACGACGGCGTGGGGTTCGACCCCGAGGCCCATCGCGACCACGGCGGCCAGGGACTGCGCAACATGGCCGACCGCGCCCGCAGCGTCCAGGGCCAGCTGACGGTGGACAGCGCCCCCGGCCGCGGCACCCGCGTCTGTCTCGAGGTCCCCCTCGAGGAGGTGAAGCTATGA
- a CDS encoding acyl-CoA dehydrogenase family protein, with translation MTQDVSVPEDIRDLVKGITQGLLEFVDQVVVPLEERDRDILSDERKLFDERGFLVERAQEARRQVRMRSAEAGFYAMFAPQAVGGEGVPPRAMVLVQEGYYRRLGPGRLYAGWGKGCLTQPPVASFVDGPSHMFTFAPDVVREEYLPRLLKGEKTICFALSEPDAGSDVWSIRTRARRDGDDWVITGTKQWITNGPYADYAVVFAVTDEEAAAKHQGGITAFFVDCSWPGFSKDAAIRIMGHMGSDCGILSLDNVRVPGDHVMGQVGQGFQIAMLGISEGRLAIAASCVGLSQYALDRSLAYAQERKTFGVPIAEHQAIQFMLADMAIDIFTAKYATLQTAALVEAAMQGKGRLPVKEISIVKAHSVEACQRVFDAAIQVHGGVGLTDDLPLNEGWRIARTLRIPDGTSEIQRRTIARQMLRGDVTF, from the coding sequence ATGACCCAGGACGTGTCCGTGCCCGAGGATATCCGTGACCTGGTGAAGGGCATCACCCAGGGGCTGCTGGAGTTCGTGGACCAGGTGGTGGTTCCCCTGGAGGAGCGGGACCGGGATATTCTCTCCGACGAGCGCAAACTGTTCGACGAGCGCGGTTTCTTGGTGGAGCGGGCGCAGGAGGCCCGACGCCAGGTGCGCATGCGCTCGGCCGAGGCAGGGTTCTACGCCATGTTCGCCCCCCAGGCCGTCGGCGGAGAGGGGGTGCCGCCGCGGGCCATGGTGCTGGTCCAGGAGGGCTACTACCGCCGCCTGGGGCCGGGCCGGCTCTACGCCGGCTGGGGCAAGGGCTGCCTAACTCAGCCGCCGGTGGCCAGCTTCGTGGATGGCCCCTCTCACATGTTCACCTTCGCCCCGGACGTGGTGCGAGAGGAGTATCTGCCCCGTCTCCTCAAGGGTGAGAAGACCATCTGTTTCGCCCTGAGCGAGCCCGACGCAGGCTCCGACGTGTGGTCCATCAGGACGCGTGCCCGCCGCGACGGCGACGACTGGGTCATCACCGGCACCAAGCAGTGGATCACCAACGGCCCCTACGCCGACTACGCCGTCGTCTTCGCCGTCACCGACGAAGAGGCGGCGGCCAAGCACCAGGGGGGCATCACTGCCTTCTTCGTGGACTGCTCCTGGCCCGGCTTCAGCAAGGACGCCGCCATCCGCATCATGGGCCACATGGGGAGTGACTGCGGCATCCTCAGTCTGGACAACGTGCGGGTCCCCGGCGATCACGTGATGGGGCAGGTTGGTCAGGGCTTCCAGATAGCCATGCTGGGCATATCCGAGGGGAGGCTGGCCATTGCCGCCTCCTGCGTGGGCCTCTCTCAGTACGCCCTCGACCGCTCGCTGGCCTATGCCCAGGAGCGCAAGACCTTCGGCGTGCCCATCGCTGAGCACCAGGCCATCCAGTTCATGCTGGCCGACATGGCCATCGATATCTTCACGGCCAAGTATGCCACCCTGCAGACGGCTGCTCTGGTGGAGGCGGCCATGCAGGGCAAGGGACGGCTGCCCGTGAAGGAGATCTCCATCGTCAAGGCCCACTCGGTGGAGGCGTGCCAGCGGGTGTTCGATGCCGCCATCCAGGTGCACGGCGGGGTGGGCCTGACGGACGACCTGCCCCTGAACGAGGGCTGGCGCATCGCCCGCACCCTGCGCATCCCCGACGGCACCTCGGAGATCCAGCGCCGCACCATCGCCCGACAGATGCTGCGGGGCGATGTGACCTTCTAG
- the hisF gene encoding imidazole glycerol phosphate synthase subunit HisF: MLAKRIIPCFDVADGRVVKGVRFLDLRDAGDPVELARLYDAEGADELVFLDIRASPDNRRTAVEMVQRIADQVFIPFTVGGGIRTVEDMRLMLESGADKVAINTAAVRNPQLIAEGAHRFGSQCIVVAIDAKRVAPDRWEVYIYGGREGGQPTGLDAVEWAVRAVELGAGELLVTGMDADGTQEGYDIGLTRAISEAVRVPVIASGGAGSPEHMYRAIAEGKADAVLAASIFHYGHYSIRQVKEYLAGKGVPVRL, from the coding sequence ATGCTCGCCAAGCGCATAATTCCCTGCTTCGATGTGGCCGACGGCCGGGTGGTGAAGGGGGTCCGCTTCCTGGACCTGCGGGATGCCGGCGACCCGGTGGAGCTGGCCCGCCTCTACGACGCCGAGGGCGCCGACGAGCTGGTGTTCCTGGACATTCGCGCCTCTCCCGACAACCGCCGCACGGCGGTAGAGATGGTGCAGCGTATCGCCGACCAGGTGTTCATCCCCTTTACGGTGGGTGGAGGCATCCGCACTGTGGAGGACATGCGGCTGATGTTGGAGTCGGGGGCCGACAAGGTGGCCATCAACACTGCCGCCGTCCGCAACCCGCAGCTCATCGCCGAGGGCGCCCACCGTTTCGGCTCCCAGTGCATCGTCGTGGCCATAGATGCCAAGCGGGTGGCGCCGGACCGCTGGGAGGTCTACATCTACGGCGGCCGCGAGGGCGGCCAGCCCACGGGCCTGGACGCCGTGGAGTGGGCGGTGCGGGCCGTGGAGCTGGGGGCGGGCGAGCTGCTGGTGACGGGCATGGACGCCGATGGCACTCAGGAGGGGTACGATATCGGCCTCACCCGCGCCATCTCGGAGGCGGTGCGGGTGCCCGTCATCGCCTCGGGCGGGGCCGGCAGCCCCGAGCACATGTACCGGGCCATCGCAGAAGGGAAGGCCGACGCCGTCCTGGCTGCCTCCATCTTCCACTACGGGCACTACAGCATCCGCCAGGTGAAGGAGTACCTGGCGGGGAAAGGGGTCCCTGTCAGGCTATGA
- a CDS encoding NAD(P)/FAD-dependent oxidoreductase: MAASRPLYDVAVVGAGPAGSRTARELARRGLRVALIEEHRQVGIPSHCSGLISPRTWDLGQTGDDSLICNRLRGAYVHVHGDGSVELGGVPVRAVAIDRVRWDQALAEQAYRDGAEPVQARCVGIESTPQGMLLRLQRNGHETTLAARLVVGADGSHSRVARSLGLPHPPERVLALGVEAEVRLPRDDYVHVFVGPDLAPGWFGWAIPLGDGLARLGIGCWNGAGGPLRCYRLLRESFRGLLGQVRELRFYGGSIPLAPAPVTYGDGVLLVGDAAGQVKPFSGGGIYTGLVAAHLCAEAAASALASDDTSARALAPYQRAWQRLLGRELARSRRLRQAGLSLEKGELATLAKALSHPRLRGLAVRHADIDYPSRTLLRLALAAPSVWPLATVALRRPSVLWHLLGAFLGL, from the coding sequence GTGGCTGCCTCCCGACCTCTTTACGACGTGGCGGTGGTGGGTGCGGGGCCTGCCGGCTCTCGCACCGCTCGCGAGCTGGCCCGCCGTGGCCTGCGGGTGGCCCTCATCGAGGAACACCGCCAGGTGGGCATCCCGTCCCACTGCTCCGGCCTCATCAGCCCCCGCACCTGGGACCTGGGCCAGACCGGCGACGATTCCCTGATCTGCAACCGCCTGCGGGGCGCATACGTCCATGTCCACGGCGATGGCTCTGTGGAGCTGGGCGGGGTGCCGGTGCGGGCAGTGGCCATCGACCGCGTGCGGTGGGACCAGGCCCTGGCCGAGCAGGCCTACCGCGACGGGGCCGAGCCTGTCCAGGCACGCTGCGTCGGCATCGAGAGCACGCCGCAGGGGATGCTGCTGCGATTGCAGCGCAACGGCCACGAGACCACCCTGGCTGCCCGTCTGGTGGTGGGCGCCGATGGCTCCCACTCGCGAGTCGCTCGCAGCTTGGGGCTCCCGCACCCCCCCGAGCGAGTGCTGGCCCTGGGAGTCGAGGCCGAAGTGCGCCTGCCCCGAGACGACTACGTGCACGTATTCGTGGGGCCGGACCTGGCTCCGGGCTGGTTCGGCTGGGCCATCCCGCTGGGCGATGGCCTGGCCCGGCTGGGCATCGGCTGCTGGAACGGGGCTGGAGGCCCTCTGCGTTGCTATCGACTCTTGCGGGAGTCCTTCCGGGGCCTGCTGGGGCAGGTGCGGGAGCTGCGCTTCTACGGTGGCAGCATACCTCTCGCCCCCGCCCCCGTGACCTACGGCGATGGCGTCCTGCTGGTGGGCGATGCTGCCGGCCAGGTGAAGCCCTTCTCTGGCGGAGGCATCTACACCGGCCTGGTGGCCGCCCATCTGTGCGCCGAGGCAGCCGCTTCTGCCCTGGCCAGCGATGACACCTCGGCCCGGGCCCTGGCCCCCTACCAACGGGCCTGGCAGCGCCTCCTGGGCCGGGAGCTGGCCCGTAGCCGCCGCCTACGTCAGGCGGGCCTCTCGCTGGAGAAGGGGGAGCTGGCCACCCTGGCCAAGGCCCTCTCCCACCCGCGACTGCGAGGACTCGCGGTGCGCCATGCCGACATCGACTATCCTTCGCGGACGCTGTTGAGGCTGGCCCTGGCCGCCCCCTCCGTTTGGCCGCTGGCGACGGTGGCCCTGCGTCGCCCTTCCGTGCTTTGGCACCTCCTGGGGGCTTTCCTGGGCCTGTAA
- a CDS encoding CehA/McbA family metallohydrolase: MQAEFAFEGFVTPQDVRRQRYLYLPFEVPPGTARISVSYEFSEPVTAPLGLGPGNTVDIGIFDPRGLDFPEAPGFRGWSGSARRQFFITPQEATPGYIAGPLLPGRWHIILGFERLLESGVSYRVMVSLEQGQGGTPVHDGENPGHSPRPRVRGGRFLRGDLHTHSVHSDGLNTVEELARDAIAKGLDFLAVTDHNTCTHHRDLERLAHLPIVLIPGEEVTTYWGHANAWGLRRFIDFRCTDEESLRTLQRFVREQGGLFSINHPKAIGPPWLFDVWDGFPCMEVWQAPWRFHNWDSLERWEALLQRGQRVVAVGGSDTHSIPPARPLHPHGIGNPTTWVYVPEAEAGEEEVLAAIRRGHVFVSADPEGPRLVLQADADGDGRYESLMGDVVPVADGRSLSVRVSVEGGAGRRLWLLRDGVPVAIVPIERDSHVFEMELSMDGHRYVRAELRGLRGRPERGEVVWALSNPIWCRPIE, from the coding sequence TTGCAGGCCGAGTTCGCCTTCGAGGGCTTCGTCACTCCCCAAGACGTGCGCCGCCAGCGCTACCTCTATCTCCCGTTCGAGGTGCCGCCGGGGACGGCGCGCATCAGCGTTTCCTACGAGTTCAGCGAGCCGGTGACGGCTCCCCTGGGCCTGGGGCCGGGTAACACGGTAGACATAGGCATCTTCGACCCTCGCGGCCTCGATTTTCCCGAGGCACCCGGCTTTCGCGGCTGGAGCGGCTCCGCCCGTCGCCAGTTCTTCATCACTCCCCAGGAAGCTACGCCTGGCTACATAGCCGGGCCACTGCTGCCCGGGCGCTGGCATATCATCCTGGGGTTCGAGCGACTGCTGGAGTCGGGCGTGTCCTACCGGGTGATGGTCTCCCTGGAGCAGGGCCAGGGCGGCACCCCCGTCCATGATGGGGAGAACCCTGGTCATTCGCCTCGCCCCAGGGTGCGGGGCGGGCGCTTCCTGCGGGGCGACCTGCATACCCACAGCGTCCACTCGGACGGCCTCAACACCGTGGAGGAACTGGCGCGCGACGCCATTGCCAAGGGGCTGGACTTCCTGGCGGTGACCGATCACAACACCTGCACTCACCACCGGGACCTGGAGCGATTGGCCCACCTCCCCATCGTGCTGATTCCTGGCGAAGAGGTCACCACCTACTGGGGCCACGCCAACGCCTGGGGCCTGCGCCGCTTCATCGACTTCCGCTGCACCGACGAGGAGTCCCTGCGCACCCTGCAGCGCTTCGTCCGGGAGCAGGGAGGCCTCTTCTCCATCAACCACCCCAAGGCCATCGGGCCGCCATGGCTGTTCGACGTGTGGGACGGCTTTCCCTGCATGGAGGTGTGGCAGGCGCCGTGGCGCTTCCATAACTGGGACTCGCTGGAGCGGTGGGAGGCACTGTTGCAGCGTGGCCAGAGGGTGGTCGCGGTGGGGGGCAGCGACACCCACTCCATCCCTCCGGCGAGGCCTCTCCACCCTCATGGCATCGGGAACCCCACGACCTGGGTGTACGTGCCGGAGGCAGAGGCGGGAGAGGAGGAAGTGCTGGCCGCCATTCGCCGCGGCCACGTTTTCGTCTCGGCCGATCCCGAAGGGCCTCGCCTGGTCCTGCAGGCCGATGCCGATGGCGATGGCCGCTACGAGTCGCTCATGGGCGACGTCGTTCCCGTTGCCGATGGCAGGTCGCTGTCAGTGAGGGTCTCAGTCGAGGGTGGGGCCGGACGCCGGCTGTGGCTGCTGCGGGACGGCGTGCCCGTGGCCATCGTGCCCATCGAGCGGGATAGCCATGTTTTCGAGATGGAGCTGTCCATGGACGGTCACAGGTATGTGAGGGCAGAGCTGCGGGGTCTAAGGGGGAGGCCGGAGCGGGGCGAGGTGGTGTGGGCCCTCTCCAACCCCATCTGGTGCCGGCCCATCGAATAG